A region from the Beduinella massiliensis genome encodes:
- a CDS encoding LacI family DNA-binding transcriptional regulator, translating to MKQKLIAEKAGVSFATVSRALTHSAKVRPETMQRIRKAMQELGISDSDALFQGRGILSKTVLVVVGDIATEFFAHIILGLYDVLEANGYQMSLCNSRYDSEVEMRCIKTAEENGYAGIIMITAVETQELVSFLQSAEIPVVLVNRYIRSLDLDVVRIDNYRGGYLAAQHLIENGHRRIAHLAGPRNSAAPQDRLRGFTEAMHDNGVPFTQDDAVFGDLSRECGKKFADWLMPRDYTAAYIGNNYMAAGAVHQLLKLGRRVPEDISIVCFDDSPLVSEDGLNLTTISCEPQIMGRAAAETLLKRIADPLGRHVKTIYSPRLNARGSVRSLRE from the coding sequence ATGAAGCAAAAACTCATCGCGGAAAAGGCGGGCGTTTCCTTCGCGACGGTCTCCAGAGCGCTGACGCATAGCGCAAAGGTGCGCCCGGAGACGATGCAGCGCATCCGCAAAGCCATGCAGGAGCTGGGCATCAGCGACAGCGACGCCCTTTTTCAGGGCAGGGGCATCCTCTCCAAGACGGTGCTCGTCGTGGTCGGCGACATCGCCACGGAGTTTTTCGCGCACATCATCCTCGGCCTTTACGACGTGCTCGAAGCGAACGGCTACCAGATGTCGCTTTGCAACAGCCGGTATGATTCCGAGGTCGAAATGCGCTGCATCAAGACCGCCGAGGAAAACGGCTACGCGGGAATCATCATGATTACCGCGGTGGAAACGCAGGAGCTGGTTTCCTTTCTGCAAAGCGCCGAAATCCCCGTCGTGCTCGTCAACCGGTATATACGCTCCCTCGACCTGGACGTCGTCCGCATCGACAACTACCGGGGCGGCTACCTGGCCGCGCAGCACCTGATTGAAAATGGGCACAGACGAATCGCGCACCTGGCCGGGCCGCGCAACTCCGCCGCGCCCCAGGACCGCCTGCGCGGCTTTACCGAAGCCATGCACGATAACGGCGTTCCCTTTACCCAGGACGACGCCGTCTTTGGGGACCTCTCGCGCGAATGCGGAAAAAAATTTGCCGATTGGCTCATGCCGCGCGATTATACCGCCGCCTATATCGGCAATAATTACATGGCGGCAGGCGCCGTACACCAGCTTCTCAAGCTGGGCAGACGCGTTCCCGAGGACATCAGCATCGTCTGCTTCGACGATTCGCCTTTGGTGTCGGAGGATGGCCTCAATCTCACCACGATCAGCTGCGAGCCGCAGATCATGGGGCGCGCGGCGGCGGAAACCCTGTTAAAGCGCATCGCGGACCCTTTGGGCCGCCATGTGAAGACCATCTATTCCCCTAGGCTGAACGCCCGCGGCAGCGTGCGCTCGCTCAGAGAATGA
- the uvrA gene encoding excinuclease ABC subunit UvrA: protein MQDQIIIKGAREHNLQNIDLTIPRDKLVVFTGLSGSGKSSLAFDTLYAEGQRRYVESLSSYARMFLGQMEKPDVDYIDGLSPAISIDQKTTSRNPRSTVGTVTEIHDYLRLLYARIGIPHCPVCGKVIKQQTVDQMVDQIEALPERTRIQILSPLVRGRKGEYQKLFEDIAKQGFVRVRVDGETYDVGDVPQLTKQKKHTIEVVVDRIAVKEGISTRLTDSLETALHQSGGLAVVDIGPGERELLFSQNYACPDCNVSIEELAPRLFSFNSPYGACPTCTGLGSLMKVDPNLVIPDWSKSLSEDAIQATGWNTRDASSQASMFFGALAKHYGFSLDTPLSDLPPEIIDILLYGTKGEKIKIEYSRAQGSGSFMAPFEGIITTIERRYNETSSDGAKEAYEELMTETPCPSCKGKRLKREALAVTIGGKNIAQISDMSVLQAKKFFDGLELTEKERMIAHQVLKEIGSRLGFLADVGLDYLTLSRSACTLSGGEAQRIRLATQIGSSLVGVLYILDEPSIGLHQRDNERLLNTLKNLRDLGNTLVVVEHDEDTMYAADQIVDIGPGAGAHGGKLIAQGTVEEIKANPDSITGLYLSGKRYIPIPKRRREPAGFITVRGARAHNLKDIDVDIPLGVMCVVTGVSGSGKSSLVNEIVYKALAHDLNRAKTRPGDHDAIDGLFPPEGKPILDKVIDIDQSPIGRTPRSNPATYTGLFDLIRRVFAQTPDAKERGYKENRFSFNVKGGRCEACSGDGIIKIDMSFLADLYVPCEVCKGKRYNRETLEVTYKGKNIYDVLEMTVEEALSYFENHPKILRKLQTLYDVGLGYIKLGQPSTTLSGGEAQRIKLATELSRASTGKTLYVLDEPTTGLHMADCDRLVQVLSRLAEAGNTVLIIEHNLDVIKACDYVIDLGPEGGDRGGQVVVTGTPEEVARCKKSYTGKFLKRTLENGKYE from the coding sequence GTGCAAGACCAAATTATCATAAAAGGTGCCCGCGAGCACAATTTGCAGAATATCGACCTGACCATCCCGCGCGACAAGCTGGTGGTCTTCACCGGCCTGTCCGGCAGCGGCAAGTCGTCCCTCGCGTTCGACACGCTGTACGCCGAGGGCCAGCGCCGTTACGTGGAATCCCTGTCCTCCTACGCCCGCATGTTCCTGGGTCAGATGGAAAAGCCGGATGTGGACTACATCGACGGCCTCTCCCCCGCCATCTCCATCGACCAGAAGACGACGAGCCGCAACCCGCGCTCGACCGTGGGCACGGTTACGGAGATCCACGACTACCTGCGCCTGCTCTACGCGCGCATCGGCATTCCCCACTGCCCGGTCTGCGGCAAGGTCATCAAGCAGCAGACGGTCGATCAGATGGTGGACCAGATCGAGGCGCTGCCTGAGCGCACGCGCATTCAGATCCTCTCCCCCCTCGTGCGCGGCCGCAAGGGCGAATACCAAAAGCTCTTCGAGGACATCGCCAAGCAGGGCTTCGTCCGCGTGCGCGTGGACGGCGAGACGTACGACGTGGGCGACGTGCCGCAGCTCACCAAGCAGAAAAAGCACACCATCGAGGTCGTGGTGGACCGCATCGCCGTGAAGGAGGGCATCTCCACCCGCCTCACCGACTCGCTGGAAACCGCGCTGCACCAGTCCGGCGGCCTCGCCGTGGTGGACATCGGCCCCGGCGAGCGGGAGCTGCTCTTTTCGCAGAACTACGCCTGCCCGGACTGCAACGTCAGCATCGAGGAGCTCGCGCCGCGCCTGTTCTCCTTCAACAGCCCCTACGGCGCCTGCCCGACCTGCACGGGCCTGGGCTCGCTCATGAAGGTAGACCCGAACCTCGTCATCCCCGACTGGTCCAAGAGCCTCAGCGAGGACGCCATACAGGCGACCGGCTGGAACACGCGCGACGCCTCCTCGCAGGCGAGCATGTTCTTCGGCGCGCTCGCCAAGCACTACGGCTTCTCGCTGGACACGCCGCTTTCCGATCTGCCGCCGGAGATCATAGACATCCTGCTCTACGGCACCAAGGGCGAAAAGATCAAGATTGAATACAGCCGCGCGCAGGGCAGCGGCAGCTTCATGGCGCCGTTCGAGGGCATCATCACCACCATCGAGCGCCGCTACAACGAGACCAGCAGCGACGGCGCGAAGGAAGCGTACGAGGAGCTGATGACCGAGACGCCCTGCCCCTCCTGCAAGGGCAAGCGCCTCAAGCGCGAAGCGCTGGCCGTCACCATCGGCGGCAAGAACATCGCGCAGATTTCCGACATGTCGGTTCTGCAGGCCAAGAAGTTCTTCGACGGGCTGGAGCTCACCGAAAAGGAGCGCATGATCGCCCACCAGGTGCTCAAGGAAATCGGTTCGCGCCTGGGCTTTCTGGCGGACGTCGGCCTCGACTACCTGACGCTCTCCCGCTCGGCCTGCACGCTCTCCGGCGGCGAGGCCCAGCGCATCCGCCTGGCGACGCAGATCGGCTCCAGCCTCGTGGGCGTGCTCTACATCCTGGACGAGCCCTCCATCGGCCTGCACCAGCGCGACAACGAACGGCTGCTGAATACCCTCAAAAACCTGCGCGACCTGGGCAACACGCTGGTCGTCGTGGAGCACGACGAGGACACGATGTACGCGGCGGACCAGATCGTGGACATCGGCCCCGGCGCGGGCGCGCATGGCGGCAAGCTGATCGCGCAAGGCACGGTGGAGGAGATCAAGGCAAACCCCGACTCCATCACCGGCCTGTACCTGTCCGGCAAGCGCTACATCCCCATCCCGAAGCGCCGCCGCGAGCCCGCGGGCTTCATCACCGTGCGCGGCGCGCGGGCGCACAACCTCAAGGACATCGACGTGGACATCCCGCTGGGCGTCATGTGCGTGGTCACCGGCGTCTCGGGCAGCGGCAAGTCCTCGCTCGTCAACGAAATCGTCTACAAGGCCCTCGCCCACGACCTGAACCGCGCCAAGACCCGCCCCGGCGATCACGACGCCATCGACGGGCTCTTCCCGCCGGAAGGCAAGCCCATTCTGGACAAGGTGATCGACATCGACCAGTCGCCCATCGGGCGCACGCCGCGCTCCAACCCCGCGACGTACACGGGGCTGTTCGACCTCATCCGCAGGGTCTTCGCGCAGACGCCGGACGCCAAGGAGCGCGGTTACAAGGAAAACCGCTTTTCCTTCAACGTCAAGGGCGGCCGCTGCGAGGCCTGCTCCGGCGACGGCATCATCAAGATCGACATGAGCTTCCTCGCGGATCTGTACGTACCCTGCGAGGTCTGCAAGGGCAAGCGCTACAACCGCGAGACGCTCGAGGTGACCTACAAGGGCAAGAACATCTACGACGTGCTCGAGATGACCGTCGAGGAAGCGCTCTCCTACTTTGAAAACCACCCGAAAATCCTGCGCAAGCTGCAGACGCTCTACGACGTGGGCCTGGGCTACATCAAGCTGGGGCAGCCCTCCACGACGCTTTCCGGCGGCGAGGCGCAGCGCATCAAGCTGGCGACGGAGCTTTCCCGCGCCTCCACCGGCAAGACGCTCTACGTGCTGGACGAGCCCACCACCGGCCTGCACATGGCCGACTGCGACCGCCTGGTGCAGGTGCTCTCGCGCCTGGCGGAGGCCGGCAACACCGTGCTCATCATCGAGCACAACCTGGACGTCATCAAGGCCTGCGACTACGTGATCGACCTGGGGCCGGAGGGCGGCGACCGTGGCGGTCAGGTGGTCGTCACCGGCACGCCCGAGGAAGTCGCCAGGTGCAAAAAGAGCTACACCGGCAAGTTCCTCAAGCGGACGCTCGAAAACGGGAAGTACGAATAA
- a CDS encoding substrate-binding domain-containing protein produces MATCKDVAQRAGVSTATVTRAFESGSTIKESTRQRILQIAHEMQYTPNLTARSLKQQRTHTIGITLKDADNPFYMQVAKRLEHRLLERNYRALLSFADPVTLDETKCLEVMFGSRVDGVIFSPETTACASVVDAMQAQNIRFLQIFKHSFANLDALCIENELGVFMAAQYLLDLGHRRMLFISDGHDARIAGFWRALETRQVPPFCAQEVPLEKDAAEATAHLRAEMDRIHPTAMICIANRASTVAFRLLWDMGLRIPEDMSLIINDDLQWCQMLDITTVAHPYDEIAQCAVDKLLDRLENPSQPQEPKTTWIKPLLIRRKSVSRIAPGE; encoded by the coding sequence ATGGCGACGTGCAAAGATGTTGCCCAGCGTGCAGGCGTATCGACGGCAACCGTGACCAGGGCTTTTGAAAGCGGCAGCACGATTAAGGAGTCAACACGGCAAAGAATTTTACAGATTGCACACGAAATGCAGTATACTCCAAACCTTACGGCACGCAGCCTTAAACAGCAGCGTACGCATACGATCGGCATCACCCTAAAGGATGCGGATAACCCGTTTTACATGCAGGTAGCGAAGCGTTTGGAGCATCGCTTATTGGAGCGAAATTATCGCGCGCTGCTTTCGTTTGCGGATCCCGTGACGCTGGATGAAACGAAGTGCTTGGAGGTCATGTTCGGCTCGCGGGTAGACGGTGTTATTTTTTCTCCTGAAACGACGGCTTGCGCTTCGGTGGTGGATGCAATGCAGGCGCAGAATATTCGATTTTTGCAAATCTTTAAGCATTCATTCGCCAATTTGGACGCCCTGTGCATCGAAAACGAGTTGGGCGTGTTTATGGCGGCACAGTACCTCCTAGACCTTGGACACCGACGTATGCTATTTATCAGCGACGGACACGACGCGCGCATTGCCGGATTTTGGAGGGCGCTGGAAACGCGGCAGGTGCCGCCGTTCTGTGCACAAGAGGTTCCTCTCGAAAAAGACGCGGCGGAGGCGACGGCGCATCTGCGGGCAGAGATGGATCGTATTCATCCTACGGCGATGATCTGCATTGCAAACCGCGCCAGCACAGTGGCGTTTCGCTTGCTTTGGGATATGGGGCTTCGCATTCCGGAGGACATGAGCCTGATAATTAACGACGATCTTCAGTGGTGCCAAATGCTCGATATCACGACGGTCGCCCATCCTTATGACGAGATTGCGCAATGTGCGGTTGATAAACTGCTAGACCGCTTAGAAAACCCCTCCCAGCCTCAGGAACCGAAGACAACATGGATTAAGCCGTTGCTGATTCGGAGAAAATCCGTGAGCCGCATAGCGCCGGGTGAATAA
- a CDS encoding ABC transporter permease subunit: MNRSASRCVRLHRMLRTWQLWILLLPALIWVAVFCYGPMYGLLIAFKTYKPKLGIWGSPWAGLKYFQQFFSTQIAFQSILNTLRLSFCTLLFSFPVPILLALVINQIQRTTLRKFVQTATYVPYFISNVVVVGILSVILNPTTGFVNRLLEVCGIGSRMFMSRPEYFIPVYVLSGIWQTAGFNAIIYLSTLTTISPDLYEAAMIDGATRMQRIRYIELPALTPTVVIMLVLATGNMLSVGYEKVYLMQTGMNLTVSEVVSTYVYKVGVQSAQFSFASAVGLFNSIINLLFLILTNWICKRLSSVSLF; the protein is encoded by the coding sequence ATGAATCGTTCTGCTTCGCGCTGCGTCCGTCTGCACAGGATGCTGCGTACGTGGCAACTATGGATTCTGCTTTTACCTGCCCTCATCTGGGTCGCTGTATTCTGCTATGGCCCCATGTACGGTCTGCTGATAGCCTTTAAAACCTACAAACCCAAGCTGGGTATCTGGGGAAGCCCATGGGCCGGCCTTAAGTACTTTCAACAGTTTTTTAGCACACAGATCGCCTTCCAAAGCATTTTAAATACGTTGCGTCTCAGTTTTTGCACGTTGCTCTTTAGCTTCCCGGTTCCAATTCTACTGGCGCTCGTCATCAACCAAATCCAACGTACGACGCTACGCAAATTCGTGCAAACGGCCACCTATGTTCCTTATTTTATTTCCAACGTTGTCGTCGTGGGCATCCTCTCCGTCATACTCAATCCGACGACGGGCTTTGTAAACCGCCTGCTGGAGGTATGCGGTATTGGAAGCCGCATGTTTATGTCGCGTCCAGAATACTTCATTCCCGTTTACGTCCTCTCCGGCATCTGGCAGACGGCGGGCTTTAACGCCATCATTTATCTCTCCACGCTCACGACGATTTCTCCTGATTTATACGAAGCGGCGATGATCGACGGCGCCACACGCATGCAGCGAATCCGCTATATCGAGCTACCCGCGCTTACCCCTACGGTTGTCATCATGCTTGTTTTAGCGACGGGCAATATGCTCTCCGTGGGATATGAAAAGGTATACCTCATGCAGACCGGCATGAACCTAACCGTCAGTGAGGTCGTTTCCACTTACGTGTATAAGGTGGGTGTGCAAAGCGCGCAGTTCAGCTTTGCCTCGGCCGTCGGTCTCTTTAATTCCATCATCAATCTTCTATTCCTTATTCTGACGAACTGGATCTGCAAACGTCTTTCCAGCGTCAGCCTGTTCTGA
- a CDS encoding ABC transporter permease subunit — protein MYQGKRLTRNDRIFNVALGILLTVLCLVVIYPLYYILIASFTDPAVVNSGKFLLYPEKPFLDGYERILEYKPLWRGYTNSFLYMGLTVVCSLVTTIPAAYVLSRRDMVFRDGLMMIFTFTMFFSGGMIPSYLLIKSLHLLNTAWAIVLPSACSAWNLIVARTFFQESIPPELLEAARIDGCDDFTFFFRIVLPLSQTIIAVIGLFFAVSQWNAYFNALMYMTEEKKMPLQVVLRNLILINSTTDMLGDAMGYDSRAKLAEQMKYGVIVIGALPLLLLYPFLQKYFAKGVMIGAIKG, from the coding sequence ATGTATCAAGGAAAACGTCTGACGCGCAATGACCGCATCTTCAATGTGGCCTTAGGGATATTGCTGACAGTTCTGTGTCTTGTCGTTATCTACCCGCTCTATTATATCCTCATAGCCTCCTTTACAGATCCCGCCGTCGTCAACTCAGGAAAGTTTCTTCTATATCCGGAAAAACCTTTTCTGGACGGGTATGAACGAATTCTGGAATACAAGCCCTTATGGCGCGGATACACCAATTCTTTTCTCTATATGGGCTTGACGGTCGTCTGTTCGCTCGTGACCACGATCCCCGCCGCCTACGTTTTATCCCGGCGCGACATGGTATTTCGGGATGGACTCATGATGATCTTCACGTTTACGATGTTTTTCTCCGGCGGCATGATCCCTTCCTATCTGCTTATCAAGTCGCTTCATCTGCTGAACACCGCTTGGGCGATCGTATTGCCCAGCGCGTGCAGCGCTTGGAACCTCATCGTCGCCCGAACTTTTTTTCAGGAATCGATCCCACCCGAACTACTGGAAGCAGCCCGGATCGATGGATGCGATGACTTCACGTTTTTCTTTCGCATCGTACTCCCCCTATCTCAGACCATCATTGCCGTCATCGGCCTTTTCTTCGCCGTATCGCAGTGGAATGCGTATTTCAACGCGCTCATGTACATGACCGAAGAAAAGAAGATGCCCCTGCAGGTCGTGCTGCGCAACCTAATCCTCATCAATTCCACGACCGACATGCTCGGAGATGCCATGGGGTATGATTCCCGCGCCAAGTTGGCAGAACAGATGAAGTATGGCGTCATCGTCATTGGAGCGCTCCCGCTGCTTCTGCTCTACCCATTCCTGCAAAAGTACTTTGCAAAAGGTGTGATGATCGGCGCGATCAAGGGATGA
- a CDS encoding extracellular solute-binding protein → MKKRSIRAILCSFVCLALLLPASVYAAPDISDIMNAEGLPILKQDAQMPEITMFIAANPLLPEELNDTMWVKYAAEKTGITFDWLKNPSEGALEKANLLLASGDYPDVFWNTIDASVISQYIDSGIFIPTQDLVEQYMPNLKKIFEERPEYKAMCTAPDGNMYGFPYIEEMKGLVNTPGAMIINKDWLDQLGLPVPTTLDELADAMRAMKGKDLNGNGLDDEYPMAFNFMQNGDFGSQNIFCSIAGCFGQGIPIVGQQDDFLTAKEGKLVYTATLDAYKDTVAWFHQMYQEGLIDPASFSPSSNPRGIIVDKMNQGVAQIGVCGTWNRMSAVPDGAVREQYVALPRLQGPQGMSGVENNFSELQLPTACAITDACEYPELVARFVDFCYAPYESIYLNWGMPEYIFVQKENGLIGYDFDENGQPNLKDGFASFADMRNFCTPVKGSLAILSDYYDTILEYPVDTMKYLLEGQITNGKYEIMDEFEALPRLFFLQEEQNTISQIVPQLKNIVSSYSAKWMMDGGVDEEWDAYLKDLNAAGLDEYLRIYQTVYDRYLASLKAAGNN, encoded by the coding sequence ATGAAAAAGAGAAGTATACGCGCTATTCTTTGTTCGTTCGTATGCCTGGCATTGCTCCTGCCCGCCTCGGTTTATGCCGCCCCAGATATCTCGGATATCATGAATGCGGAGGGACTTCCCATCCTGAAGCAAGACGCTCAAATGCCCGAAATCACGATGTTTATCGCAGCCAATCCATTGCTGCCAGAAGAGCTGAACGATACGATGTGGGTTAAATACGCAGCCGAAAAGACTGGCATTACCTTTGATTGGCTCAAAAACCCATCGGAAGGGGCGCTGGAAAAGGCCAATCTCCTCCTTGCCAGCGGCGATTATCCGGACGTCTTCTGGAACACGATCGATGCAAGCGTGATTTCGCAGTACATCGATTCGGGTATCTTCATTCCGACCCAGGATCTAGTGGAACAGTACATGCCCAACCTCAAAAAAATATTTGAAGAGCGCCCGGAGTACAAGGCCATGTGCACCGCTCCCGACGGCAATATGTACGGGTTCCCCTACATTGAAGAGATGAAAGGGCTCGTCAATACGCCGGGCGCGATGATTATCAACAAAGACTGGCTGGATCAGCTGGGCCTGCCCGTACCTACGACGTTAGACGAACTGGCGGACGCAATGCGCGCCATGAAGGGGAAGGATCTGAACGGCAACGGTCTGGATGACGAGTACCCCATGGCTTTCAACTTCATGCAAAACGGAGATTTCGGAAGCCAAAACATCTTCTGCTCCATCGCCGGCTGCTTCGGTCAGGGCATTCCGATCGTCGGCCAGCAGGACGACTTTCTCACCGCTAAGGAAGGTAAACTCGTATACACTGCCACGCTCGATGCGTATAAGGACACCGTCGCATGGTTCCATCAAATGTATCAGGAAGGGCTGATTGATCCCGCCTCGTTCTCGCCCAGCAGTAACCCGCGCGGTATCATCGTAGACAAGATGAATCAGGGCGTCGCACAGATCGGCGTATGCGGCACATGGAACCGCATGTCCGCCGTACCGGACGGCGCTGTGCGCGAACAGTACGTTGCACTTCCGCGTCTCCAGGGACCCCAAGGAATGTCCGGCGTGGAAAATAACTTCTCTGAGCTCCAGCTTCCTACCGCCTGCGCCATTACCGACGCCTGCGAATACCCCGAGCTTGTCGCCCGTTTCGTAGACTTCTGCTACGCGCCCTACGAATCGATTTATCTTAACTGGGGCATGCCGGAGTACATCTTCGTACAGAAAGAAAACGGCCTGATCGGTTACGATTTCGACGAGAACGGTCAGCCCAACCTCAAGGATGGCTTCGCATCGTTTGCCGATATGCGCAATTTCTGTACACCGGTTAAAGGATCTCTCGCTATTCTGTCCGATTACTATGACACGATTCTGGAGTACCCCGTCGATACGATGAAATACCTACTGGAAGGTCAGATTACAAACGGAAAATATGAAATCATGGACGAATTTGAAGCACTCCCGCGGCTTTTCTTCCTGCAGGAAGAGCAAAACACGATTTCCCAGATCGTTCCACAGCTGAAAAATATCGTCTCGTCGTATTCCGCCAAATGGATGATGGACGGCGGAGTCGATGAGGAATGGGACGCCTACTTAAAGGATTTGAACGCTGCCGGTCTGGACGAGTACCTGCGCATTTACCAGACCGTATACGACCGCTACCTCGCAAGCCTCAAAGCAGCCGGAAACAACTAA
- a CDS encoding ATP-binding cassette domain-containing protein codes for MIELSHIGKKYRMGDGEVDALADVNLFVSRGEFVAVIGPSGSGKSTLMNIMGCLDRPSAGAYRLDGVNVELLGADELAAVRGRKIGFVFQGFQLLPRLTALENVELPLMIAGVGAKERRRRAGDALVRVGLDARMRHRPSQLSGGQQQRVAIARALVTDPPVLLADEPTGNLDSRASRDVMDLLCALNAQGRTVVLITHDPGVAARAGRQVRVKDGRLEGAN; via the coding sequence ATGATCGAACTTTCACATATCGGCAAGAAATACCGCATGGGGGACGGCGAGGTCGACGCGCTGGCGGACGTGAATCTCTTCGTAAGCAGGGGCGAGTTCGTGGCGGTCATCGGGCCGTCGGGCTCCGGCAAGTCGACGCTGATGAACATCATGGGCTGCCTGGACAGGCCGAGCGCGGGCGCGTACCGGCTGGACGGCGTGAACGTGGAGCTGCTGGGCGCGGACGAGCTCGCGGCGGTGCGCGGGCGGAAGATCGGGTTCGTGTTTCAGGGCTTTCAGCTGCTGCCGCGTCTTACGGCGCTGGAGAACGTCGAATTGCCGCTGATGATCGCGGGCGTGGGCGCGAAGGAACGCAGGCGGCGCGCGGGCGACGCGCTGGTTCGGGTGGGGCTGGACGCGCGCATGCGCCACCGGCCCAGCCAGCTTTCCGGCGGGCAGCAGCAGCGCGTGGCCATCGCGCGGGCGCTGGTGACCGACCCGCCCGTGCTGCTCGCGGACGAACCGACGGGCAATCTGGATTCGCGCGCAAGCCGGGACGTGATGGACCTGCTCTGCGCGCTCAACGCGCAGGGCCGCACCGTCGTGCTCATCACACACGACCCGGGCGTCGCCGCGCGCGCGGGCAGGCAGGTGCGCGTGAAGGACGGAAGGTTGGAGGGGGCGAACTGA
- a CDS encoding helix-turn-helix domain-containing protein: MRDELLRRLAAITPEEERLLRGAQVDRAAYTYARDFTVDRDKMLRRGQMIALRKHTRFAAFPRHGHNYVEILYMVQGETTHILDDAQTVTLRAGELLLLGQSAFHAIDRAGAGDIAVNLIVLPQFFDTAAERIGQDTLLGRFLTDCLRPQPAPEPGVPDYLLFHVADEMPVQNLLENLIYSLLIPDEGRRGLEKATMELLFMHLAACLTRAEYAQPARAQDALVLAVLRDIEENYAQSSLYALSARTGVPLPRLSRLVHAATGQTYRELLSRKRLDKAAYLLRTSALTVGQVIELVGYDNTSYFHRAFRARFGLTPAAYRKQMRT, from the coding sequence ATGAGGGATGAGCTGCTCCGCCGCCTCGCGGCCATCACGCCCGAGGAGGAGCGCCTGCTGCGCGGCGCGCAGGTGGACCGCGCCGCCTATACCTACGCGCGCGACTTCACGGTGGACAGGGACAAGATGCTCCGCCGCGGACAGATGATCGCGCTTCGCAAGCACACGCGCTTCGCGGCCTTCCCGCGCCATGGGCACAACTACGTCGAGATCCTCTACATGGTGCAGGGCGAGACGACGCATATCCTGGACGACGCACAGACCGTCACGCTGCGCGCGGGCGAGCTGCTGCTGCTCGGCCAAAGCGCCTTCCACGCCATCGACCGCGCGGGCGCGGGCGACATCGCCGTCAACCTCATCGTGCTGCCGCAGTTCTTCGATACCGCGGCCGAGCGCATCGGGCAGGACACGCTGCTCGGCCGCTTCCTGACCGACTGCCTGCGCCCGCAGCCCGCGCCGGAGCCGGGCGTGCCGGACTATCTGCTCTTTCACGTCGCGGACGAAATGCCGGTGCAGAACCTGCTGGAAAACCTGATCTACAGCCTGCTCATCCCGGACGAGGGGCGGCGCGGGCTGGAGAAGGCCACGATGGAGCTGCTCTTCATGCACCTGGCCGCCTGCCTCACCCGCGCGGAATACGCCCAGCCGGCCCGCGCGCAGGACGCGCTCGTGCTCGCTGTGCTGCGCGACATCGAGGAAAATTATGCGCAAAGCTCGCTTTACGCCCTCTCGGCGCGAACCGGCGTGCCGCTGCCGCGCCTCTCCCGCCTTGTGCACGCCGCGACCGGCCAGACCTACCGCGAGCTGCTGAGCCGAAAGCGGCTGGACAAGGCGGCCTACCTGCTGCGCACGTCGGCGCTCACCGTGGGCCAGGTGATCGAGCTGGTCGGATACGACAACACGAGCTACTTCCACCGTGCCTTCCGCGCGCGCTTCGGCCTGACGCCCGCGGCGTACAGGAAGCAAATGAGGACGTGA